Part of the Cryptosporangium arvum DSM 44712 genome, TGCTCGCTCGAGGTGTGGTTGGGCACGATGTCCAGCAGCACCCGCAACCCGTACGCGTGCGCCTCGGCGATCAGGCTCTCCGCGTCGTCGAGCGTCCCGAACCGCGGGTCGACGTCCCGGTAGTCGCTGACGTCGTACCCGCCGTCGGCCATCGGCGACGGGTACCACGGATTGATCCAGATCGCGTCGACGCCGAGCTCGGCGAGATAGGAGAGCCGGCTGCGCAGCCCGGCAAGGTCACCGAGCCCGTCGCCGTTCCCGTCGGCGAAGCTGCGGATGTAGACCTGGTAGATCACGGCATCGCGCCACCACATCTCAGTGGTCCGCGGCGCGGACCCGCACCTCTTCTTCCTCTTGCTGGGCCAGTTCGGCGGCGGCGGCCTCGTCGCGGGTGAGGTTGTCCCCGGTGCGCGGGTCGAACAGGTGGATGCGCCGGGTGTCGACCCAGAACTCCGCCTCGGCGTTCTCACGCAGCCGGGTCATCGAGTCGATGGACGCGACGACCTGGGTGCGCAACGCCTCGCTGTCGAGTTCGGCGGCCAGCTCGGCCAGCTGCCGGGCGATCTGTTCCGGCGCTTCGAACGGCAGGTAGGCGTACTGCGAGTCACCGAGCCACTCGGTGACGTCCACCCGCGCCCGGAACGTCGCCCCGTAGTCCTTGTCGGTCGCCCGCGCGGCCTCGAAGTACTCCGGGCGGATGCCGGCCAGCAGCAGGTCGTGCCCGTCGACCCGGCGAGCCAGCTCGTCGTCGAGACCGAGTTCGAAGAACGGCAGCCGGAGCGTCGCGCCGTCCACCACCGCGGGCAGGAAGTTCATCGGCGGTGACCCGATGAACCCGGCCACGAACAGGTTCACCGGCTGCTCGTAGAGCTCGCGCGGGCTGGCGACCTGCTGCAGGACGCCCCGGCGCAGCACCGCGACCCGGTCGCCGAGCGTCATCGCCTCGGTCTGGTCGTGGGTGACGTAGACCGTGGTGGTGCCCAGGCGGCGCTGCATCCGGGAGATCTCGGTACGCATCTGGCCGCGCAGCTTCGCGTCGAGGTTGGAGAGCGGTTCGTCGAACAGGAACGCGTCGGCCTGACGCACGATCGCCCGGCCCATCGCGACCCGCTGGCGCTGCCCGCCGGAGAGGTTCGCGGGTTTGCGCTGGAGGTGCTCGGTCAGTTCGAGCGTGGCCGCGGCCTCCTCGACCCGCTGCCGGATCTCCGACTCGGCCACGCCCTTCTTCAGGCGCAGCGGGAACGCGATGTTCTCGAACACCGACAGGTGCGGGTAGAGCGCGTAGTTCTGGAAGACCATCGAGAGGTTGCGGTCGCGGGGAGCCTTCTCGTTCACCCGGTTGCCGCCGATGAGCATGTCCCCACCGGTGATGTCCTCCAGCCCGACGATCATCCGCAGCAGCGTCGACTTCCCGCAGCCCGACGGGCCGACCAGGATCATGAACTCGCCGTCGGCGATGTCGATGCTGACGTCGTTCACGGCTTTGAAGCCGTCGCCGTACTCCTTGACGATGTTGCGCATCTCGATGGCGGCCATGGCGGTTATCCCTTCACTGCGCCGGCGGTGAGGCCGGCCACGATCCGACGCTGGAAGGCGAGGACGAGGATGATCACCGGGATCGTGATGATCACGGAGGCGGCGGCGATGGGTGCGGTCGGCTGCGAGAACTGCGAGGCCCCGGTGAAGAACGCGAGCGCCGCCGGCACCGGCCGGGACGCTTCGCTGGAGGTCAGCGTGATGCCGAAGATGAAGTCGTTCCAGACCGCGAAGAACGTCAGGATGGCGGCGGTGGCCACGCCGGGCGCCGCGAGCGGCACGATGACCTTGCGGAACGCCTGCCAGGCGGTCGCGCCGTCGACCTGGGCGGCCTGTTCCATCTCCCACGGGATCTCGCGGAAGAACGCGGAGAGCACGTACACCGAGAGCGGCAGCGAGAACGACAGGTACGGGATGATCAGCCCGATCCAGGTGTCGTAGAGCCCGATCGCGCGCCACATGTCGAAGAGCGGCGTCGCGATCGCGATGATCGGGAACACGGTGATCGCGAGCGCGACGCCGAGCACCAGGCGTTTGCCGGGGAACTCCAGCCGGGCCACCGCGTAGGCGGCGAGCGTCGCGAGCACCACCGAGATCGTGGTGGCGATCAGCGTGATGCCGATCGAGTTGCGCAGCGCGGTGGTGAACAGGTCGGAGGAGAAGACGATGTCGTAGTTCTCCCAGGTGAACGACGAGGGCAGGAACTGCCGGTTGGTGATGTCGTCGCCGCCCTTGAACGAGAGCGAGACGATCCAGAGCACCGGGACGACCGCGTAGAGGATGACGGCGAGGCCGCCGACGATCCAGGCGACCTCGGCGCGGCGGCTGGCCTTCATCACTTGCCCCCTTGCTGCTGCGACAGATCCGTGCGGAAGACCTTGATGAACAGGAACGCGATGAGGACGACGAGCAGCGCCAGGATCACGCTGACCGCCGAACCGAGCCCGACCATCACGCGGCTGATCGTCTGCCGGTAGGCGAGGAACGAGAGCGTCTCGGTGCCCTGCGAACCGGCGGTCATGACGAAGACGTTGTCGAAGATGCGGAACGCGTCGAGCGTCCGGAAGAGCAGCGCGACCATGATCGC contains:
- a CDS encoding ABC transporter ATP-binding protein translates to MAAIEMRNIVKEYGDGFKAVNDVSIDIADGEFMILVGPSGCGKSTLLRMIVGLEDITGGDMLIGGNRVNEKAPRDRNLSMVFQNYALYPHLSVFENIAFPLRLKKGVAESEIRQRVEEAAATLELTEHLQRKPANLSGGQRQRVAMGRAIVRQADAFLFDEPLSNLDAKLRGQMRTEISRMQRRLGTTTVYVTHDQTEAMTLGDRVAVLRRGVLQQVASPRELYEQPVNLFVAGFIGSPPMNFLPAVVDGATLRLPFFELGLDDELARRVDGHDLLLAGIRPEYFEAARATDKDYGATFRARVDVTEWLGDSQYAYLPFEAPEQIARQLAELAAELDSEALRTQVVASIDSMTRLRENAEAEFWVDTRRIHLFDPRTGDNLTRDEAAAAELAQQEEEEVRVRAADH
- a CDS encoding carbohydrate ABC transporter permease, which produces MKASRRAEVAWIVGGLAVILYAVVPVLWIVSLSFKGGDDITNRQFLPSSFTWENYDIVFSSDLFTTALRNSIGITLIATTISVVLATLAAYAVARLEFPGKRLVLGVALAITVFPIIAIATPLFDMWRAIGLYDTWIGLIIPYLSFSLPLSVYVLSAFFREIPWEMEQAAQVDGATAWQAFRKVIVPLAAPGVATAAILTFFAVWNDFIFGITLTSSEASRPVPAALAFFTGASQFSQPTAPIAAASVIITIPVIILVLAFQRRIVAGLTAGAVKG